DNA sequence from the Candidatus Aegiribacteria sp. genome:
GCACCAGGTCAACGGGAGCATTAAGAGCTTCTTCAAGATACTCCTTAATATGAACCATTGCGTAAAGATCAGGCGGCATTTCGACTACAATATCAACATCACTGTTCTTTCCTGCTTCATTACGGGCTACTGAGCCGAACACCCCTAGACTTT
Encoded proteins:
- a CDS encoding nucleotidyltransferase family protein, which encodes MSLEQTLTVLRKLNPFLKERFGIESLGVFGSVARNEAGKNSDVDIVVEMPPDLYAMVHIKEYLEEALNAPVDLVRYRTSMNALLKKRIEREVVYV